The following are encoded in a window of Candidatus Cetobacterium colombiensis genomic DNA:
- a CDS encoding glycosyltransferase, with product MELTFIVPVYNVENYLVECLDSIYKVKNIKYEVILINDGSTDKSLDILKSYNEKYSEITKIIDKKNGGLSSARNAGIKEAKGEYLSFIDSDDIIDSNGFEEFFKEGQKLDLDIMVGNMKYFSEDKIGEPLFRSEEIKDFTVGKGTKFFLTLFEGVKCFREEVVDDIYKRDFICENKLYFHDNLIHEDSYFTPMAYLKAKRVKYIDIPFYYYRQRSGSIMSVVTEKSINSLEKICFMLLNEYTKTDDYGREALSKLLPSFYKVVVYRYINSNKNYREKLKNYRYIFKEVNGMKNKNFEEILVYISPKISNFIRKIMGKDIGNNQKIPKF from the coding sequence ATGGAACTTACATTTATAGTACCAGTTTATAATGTTGAAAATTACTTAGTAGAATGTTTAGATAGTATATATAAAGTTAAAAATATAAAATATGAAGTTATTTTAATCAATGATGGATCAACGGATAAAAGTTTAGATATATTAAAAAGTTATAATGAAAAGTATTCTGAAATAACAAAAATTATAGATAAAAAAAATGGCGGATTATCTTCAGCTCGGAATGCGGGGATAAAGGAAGCTAAAGGTGAATATCTCTCTTTTATAGATAGTGACGATATAATTGATTCTAATGGTTTTGAAGAGTTTTTTAAAGAGGGGCAAAAGCTAGATTTAGATATAATGGTTGGAAACATGAAATACTTTTCTGAAGATAAAATAGGAGAACCTTTATTTAGATCTGAAGAGATAAAAGACTTTACAGTAGGAAAAGGAACTAAATTTTTTTTGACACTATTCGAAGGTGTAAAATGCTTTAGAGAAGAAGTTGTTGATGATATTTATAAAAGAGATTTTATATGTGAAAACAAATTATATTTTCATGATAATTTGATTCATGAAGACAGTTATTTCACTCCGATGGCTTATTTAAAAGCGAAAAGAGTTAAATATATAGATATTCCTTTTTACTACTATAGACAAAGATCAGGAAGTATAATGAGTGTAGTTACAGAAAAAAGTATAAATTCTTTAGAAAAGATATGTTTTATGTTACTTAATGAATATACAAAAACTGATGATTATGGTAGAGAAGCTTTATCAAAATTACTTCCAAGTTTTTATAAAGTAGTTGTTTATAGATATATAAATTCAAATAAAAATTATAGAGAAAAATTAAAAAACTATAGATATATTTTTAAAGAAGTAAATGGGATGAAAAATAAAAATTTTGAAGAGATTTTAGTATATATTTCACCTAAAATTTCCAATTTTATAAGAAAAATAATGGGAAAAGACATTGGTAATAATCAAAAAATACCTAAGTTTTAG
- a CDS encoding glycosyltransferase: MEKKIHYVWLGKNPKPNIMDICINSWREKLPDYEIIEWNEENLNFYEEIEKNRFLKECYNRKLWAFLSDYFRVKVLYDQGGIYLDSDMQIIKNLDIFLENEMFLGKEDKKQASAGIIGAKKQHPFFKKMLDFYEKDIWNINIYTIPAIIQYILKKDYGFLEEISGIVKLRDGIIIYPSEYFYPYHFTEEFSYDKIKNNTYGIHWWGKSWHGNNKKLYFLEFKTLKGYKKIVVNTLIFLNLLEPVRKIYEKFIKK, translated from the coding sequence ATGGAAAAAAAAATACACTATGTTTGGTTAGGTAAAAATCCAAAACCTAATATAATGGATATTTGTATAAATTCTTGGAGAGAAAAATTACCTGATTATGAAATAATAGAATGGAATGAAGAAAATTTAAATTTTTATGAAGAAATAGAGAAAAATAGATTTTTAAAAGAATGTTACAATAGAAAGTTATGGGCTTTTCTATCTGATTATTTTAGAGTTAAAGTTTTATATGATCAAGGTGGGATATACTTGGACTCAGATATGCAAATTATAAAAAATTTAGACATTTTTTTAGAAAATGAAATGTTTTTGGGAAAAGAAGATAAAAAGCAAGCTAGTGCGGGAATTATAGGAGCTAAAAAACAACATCCCTTTTTTAAAAAAATGTTAGATTTCTATGAAAAAGATATTTGGAATATAAATATTTATACAATTCCAGCAATAATTCAATATATATTGAAAAAAGATTATGGATTTTTAGAAGAAATCTCTGGTATTGTAAAATTAAGAGATGGAATAATAATATATCCTTCTGAATATTTTTATCCATATCATTTTACAGAGGAATTTTCATACGATAAAATAAAAAATAATACCTATGGAATCCATTGGTGGGGAAAAAGTTGGCATGGAAATAATAAAAAACTTTATTTTTTAGAGTTCAAAACTCTAAAAGGATATAAAAAAATTGTTGTAAATACATTAATTTTTTTAAATTTATTAGAGCCCGTTAGAAAAATTTATGAAAAATTTATAAAAAAATAA
- a CDS encoding NupC/NupG family nucleoside CNT transporter: MSILRSIFGIFVILFLGYLLSYDRKNIKWRTIVAGFALQFVFAFIVMKTSGGAYILESVSNGFNKVIAQANEGIQFVFGGLYSPGTNIAFVFAFNVLPLIIFFGALISVLYHLGIMQLVIKYIGGGISKLLGTKDAESVSAAANIFLGQTEAPLVIKPYIANLSRSQLFAVLTCGVASVSGSTLAAYAALGVPMKYLIAGSFMAAPSGLVFAKLIMPETQSDEDEEKIEFTKSDSVNVIEAAAKGTIDGMNIALIIGAILISFIALVSLVNMILGGIGDLFGIKITLQIILGYIFAPITFAMGIPWNEAVYTGSLLGQKMVLNEFVAYVDFTKNLAGLSEKTIAIMSFALLGFANVASLGLQIGALGALAPNRRSEIAQVGMRAVLAGFLASLLNGVIAGVFF, from the coding sequence GTGTCTATACTGAGAAGTATATTCGGGATTTTTGTAATTTTATTTTTAGGTTATCTTCTATCTTACGATAGAAAAAACATTAAATGGAGGACTATTGTTGCTGGTTTTGCACTTCAATTTGTTTTTGCATTTATTGTTATGAAAACATCTGGTGGAGCTTACATACTAGAATCTGTTTCAAATGGTTTTAATAAAGTAATTGCTCAAGCTAACGAAGGAATACAATTTGTATTTGGAGGATTATACTCTCCTGGAACGAACATTGCATTCGTTTTTGCTTTTAATGTTTTACCACTTATTATTTTCTTTGGTGCTTTAATATCTGTTTTATATCATCTAGGAATTATGCAATTGGTTATAAAATATATTGGTGGAGGAATTTCTAAGTTACTTGGAACTAAAGATGCCGAATCTGTTTCTGCTGCTGCTAATATTTTCTTAGGTCAAACAGAAGCTCCTTTAGTTATAAAACCTTATATTGCAAATTTAAGTAGATCACAACTTTTTGCTGTTTTAACATGTGGAGTAGCATCTGTTTCTGGTTCTACCCTTGCAGCCTATGCAGCTCTTGGAGTTCCAATGAAGTACCTAATTGCAGGATCTTTTATGGCTGCCCCAAGTGGACTTGTTTTTGCTAAATTAATAATGCCTGAAACTCAATCTGATGAAGATGAAGAAAAAATTGAGTTTACAAAAAGTGATTCAGTTAATGTTATTGAAGCTGCTGCAAAAGGTACCATTGATGGTATGAATATTGCTCTTATCATTGGAGCTATATTGATTTCTTTCATTGCTTTAGTTTCTTTAGTTAATATGATTCTTGGTGGTATCGGTGATTTATTCGGAATTAAAATAACTCTTCAAATTATATTAGGATATATTTTTGCTCCAATAACTTTCGCTATGGGAATTCCATGGAATGAAGCTGTTTATACAGGTAGTTTACTTGGACAGAAAATGGTTTTAAATGAATTTGTTGCATATGTTGATTTTACAAAAAATCTAGCAGGACTTTCTGAAAAAACAATTGCTATTATGAGTTTTGCTTTACTTGGTTTTGCTAACGTTGCATCGCTAGGTCTTCAAATTGGTGCTTTAGGTGCCCTTGCTCCTAATAGAAGAAGTGAGATTGCACAAGTTGGTATGAGAGCAGTTTTAGCTGGATTCCTTGCTTCACTTTTAAATGGTGTTATAGCAGGTGTATTCTTCTAA
- the yaaA gene encoding S4 domain-containing protein YaaA produces the protein MQEIKISTEFIKLDQFLKFTGEIGTGGQAKELILDGQVKVNGEIEERRGKKLYPGDKVEFLGLLFVVA, from the coding sequence ATGCAAGAGATTAAAATTTCCACAGAGTTTATTAAATTAGATCAATTTCTTAAATTTACTGGTGAAATTGGTACTGGTGGACAAGCTAAAGAGCTTATTTTAGATGGTCAAGTTAAAGTTAATGGAGAAATAGAAGAAAGACGTGGAAAAAAACTATATCCTGGAGATAAGGTTGAGTTTTTAGGGCTTTTATTTGTGGTAGCTTAA
- the recF gene encoding DNA replication/repair protein RecF (All proteins in this family for which functions are known are DNA-binding proteins that assist the filamentation of RecA onto DNA for the initiation of recombination or recombinational repair.) has translation MEILEMNYINFRNLEDRNIQFSPRFNLFFGKNGQGKTSILEAIYFSATGKSFRTSKNIELIKYNKDKMGSYISYRDLISEKTLSVKIDRKQKEYKYNGKKTSFDEFYGKLNIITFIPEDIELIVGSPSFRRSFFDAEIAQSNYEYFKNLKDYNKILKIRNKYLKEKNIKNDIFPIYEDEFIKLAAKIILKRIEYVKNISIILNLNYRKLFDDKKELSLKYDSFIGEFKGMSLIDLEEKIKVIIKEFRYQELKYGYSMVGPQRDDFKFLLNEKEAKSYSSQGEKKSIIFSLKLSEIDMIIREKRETPIFLIDDISSYFDSIRKDNIINYLKRRELQVFISSTTDLNIESKNFKIDKGEIQDGHYECR, from the coding sequence TTGGAAATTCTTGAAATGAACTACATAAACTTTAGAAATCTTGAAGATAGAAATATTCAGTTTTCTCCAAGATTTAATCTGTTTTTTGGAAAAAATGGTCAGGGAAAAACAAGTATATTAGAAGCTATTTATTTTAGTGCAACAGGGAAAAGTTTTAGAACCTCAAAAAATATAGAATTGATAAAATACAATAAAGATAAAATGGGAAGTTATATTTCTTATAGAGATTTGATTTCAGAAAAAACTTTGAGTGTTAAAATTGATAGAAAACAAAAAGAGTATAAATACAATGGAAAAAAAACATCATTTGATGAATTTTATGGGAAACTCAATATAATAACTTTTATACCAGAAGATATAGAACTTATTGTAGGGAGTCCAAGTTTTAGAAGAAGTTTTTTTGATGCAGAAATAGCTCAAAGTAACTATGAATATTTTAAAAATTTAAAAGATTATAACAAAATTCTTAAAATAAGAAATAAATATTTAAAAGAAAAGAATATAAAAAATGATATTTTTCCAATTTATGAAGATGAATTTATAAAACTAGCAGCAAAAATAATTTTAAAAAGAATAGAGTATGTAAAGAATATATCTATAATATTGAATCTAAACTATAGAAAACTTTTTGACGATAAAAAGGAATTGAGCTTGAAATATGATAGTTTTATTGGCGAATTTAAGGGAATGAGTTTAATAGACTTAGAAGAAAAGATAAAAGTAATAATAAAAGAGTTTAGATATCAAGAATTAAAATATGGTTATTCAATGGTTGGTCCTCAAAGAGATGATTTTAAATTTCTATTAAATGAAAAAGAGGCCAAGTCGTATTCATCTCAAGGAGAGAAAAAATCTATAATTTTTTCTTTAAAACTTTCAGAGATAGACATGATAATAAGAGAAAAAAGAGAAACACCTATTTTTTTAATAGATGATATCTCATCATATTTTGACTCTATAAGAAAAGATAATATCATTAATTATTTAAAAAGAAGAGAATTACAGGTTTTTATAAGTTCTACAACTGATTTAAATATAGAATCGAAAAACTTTAAGATTGATAAAGGAGAGATTCAAGATGGGCATTATGAATGTAGGTGA
- a CDS encoding DUF721 domain-containing protein, whose amino-acid sequence MGIMNVGEAVEEAIIKSRKLKEGIIRGRWQEIVEKLSKKSEPLWIKEGILYVLVEDSIYLHHMSMNKIKYLKKVQEILKKNYVQDIRFKVSKIQSCDYSAFIEQKTNDNKKIEFTSEIKDLSLEEKINILKKKSQEREKALKLKGYKKCNICGMMFLGEGSNCKPCSLKNIADKVLEDEDDNK is encoded by the coding sequence ATGGGCATTATGAATGTAGGTGAAGCGGTAGAAGAGGCTATTATAAAAAGTAGAAAGTTAAAAGAAGGTATAATAAGAGGCCGTTGGCAAGAAATTGTTGAAAAACTTTCAAAAAAAAGTGAACCTCTTTGGATAAAAGAGGGGATTCTCTATGTTTTGGTTGAAGATAGTATTTACCTTCACCATATGTCTATGAACAAAATTAAATATTTAAAAAAAGTTCAAGAAATTTTAAAAAAGAATTATGTGCAAGACATAAGATTTAAAGTCTCTAAAATTCAAAGTTGTGATTATTCAGCTTTTATAGAACAAAAAACAAATGATAATAAAAAAATAGAATTTACTTCAGAAATTAAAGATTTAAGTTTGGAAGAAAAAATAAATATTTTAAAGAAAAAATCTCAAGAGAGAGAAAAAGCCTTGAAACTAAAAGGTTATAAAAAATGTAATATTTGTGGAATGATGTTTTTAGGGGAAGGGAGTAATTGCAAGCCCTGTTCTTTAAAAAATATTGCAGATAAGGTATTGGAGGATGAAGATGACAACAAATAA
- the gyrB gene encoding DNA topoisomerase (ATP-hydrolyzing) subunit B, giving the protein MTTNNYQAENITVLEGLEAVRKRPGMYIGTTSERGLHHLVWEIVDNSVDEALAGYATKIEVSILPDNIIEVVDNGRGIPVDIHPKYGKSALEIVLTVLHAGGKFENNNYKVSGGLHGVGVSVVNALSEWTEVTVRKAGKMYYQKYNRGVPEKDVAEIGVAEDSGTTVRFKADHEIFETLVYSFSTLETRLRELAYLNKGLHIVLSDLRKETPKVVNLEFEGGILDYIKEIEKDSTPIIKTPFYMSGEVDNVSVEIAMTYNTNQRETIYSFVNNINTHEGGTHVSGFRTALTRVINDLGKTTGLLKDKDGKLQGADIREGLTAIVSVKVPQPQFEGQTKTKLGNSEVTGIVSTVAGSQIKMYLEDAPNDLKVIIEKILNSKRAREAAQRARELVLRKSALDIGSLPGKLADCSSKNPDECEVYIVEGDSAGGSAKQGRDRGFQAILPLRGKILNVEKAGLHKALENAEIRAMVTAFGTSIGDNFNIEKRRYGKIIIMTDADVDGAHIRTLILTFLYRYMVDLIHNGNVYIAQPPLYKITQGRTVTYAYSDRQLKEMLINFESEDKKYNLQRYKGLGEMNPEQLWETTMDPDTRTLLKVTIDDAREADILFDKLMGDKVEPRREFIEEHAEFVKNLDI; this is encoded by the coding sequence ATGACAACAAATAATTATCAAGCAGAAAATATTACGGTTTTAGAAGGTTTAGAAGCCGTAAGAAAAAGACCAGGAATGTATATAGGAACAACTTCTGAAAGAGGTTTACATCATCTAGTTTGGGAAATAGTAGATAACTCTGTTGACGAGGCGTTAGCCGGATATGCAACAAAAATAGAAGTTTCTATACTACCGGATAACATAATAGAAGTTGTAGATAATGGAAGAGGAATTCCAGTAGATATACATCCAAAATATGGAAAGTCAGCATTGGAAATCGTTTTAACAGTTCTTCATGCTGGAGGAAAGTTTGAAAATAATAACTATAAAGTTTCTGGAGGATTACACGGAGTTGGAGTTTCTGTAGTTAATGCTCTTTCTGAGTGGACAGAAGTAACAGTTAGAAAAGCAGGAAAAATGTATTATCAAAAATACAACAGAGGAGTTCCAGAGAAAGATGTAGCAGAAATTGGAGTTGCAGAGGATAGTGGAACAACAGTTAGATTTAAAGCAGATCATGAAATTTTTGAAACTTTAGTTTATAGTTTTTCTACATTAGAAACTAGATTAAGAGAGTTAGCTTACTTAAATAAAGGATTACACATAGTTTTATCAGATTTAAGAAAAGAAACTCCAAAAGTTGTGAATTTAGAGTTTGAAGGTGGAATATTAGACTATATAAAAGAAATTGAAAAAGATAGTACGCCAATAATAAAAACACCTTTTTATATGAGTGGAGAAGTTGATAATGTTTCTGTTGAAATAGCAATGACTTATAATACAAATCAAAGAGAAACAATATATTCGTTTGTAAATAATATAAATACTCATGAGGGTGGAACTCATGTTAGTGGTTTTAGAACAGCATTAACAAGAGTTATAAATGATTTAGGAAAGACAACAGGACTTTTAAAAGACAAAGATGGAAAGCTTCAGGGAGCAGATATTAGAGAAGGATTAACAGCTATAGTTTCTGTAAAAGTTCCGCAACCTCAATTTGAAGGACAGACAAAAACAAAATTAGGAAATAGTGAGGTAACAGGAATTGTTTCAACAGTAGCTGGATCTCAAATAAAAATGTATCTAGAGGATGCACCTAATGATTTAAAAGTTATAATTGAAAAAATATTAAATTCTAAAAGAGCTAGAGAAGCTGCTCAAAGAGCTAGAGAATTAGTTTTAAGAAAATCAGCATTGGATATAGGTTCTTTACCTGGAAAATTAGCAGATTGTTCTTCTAAAAATCCAGATGAATGTGAAGTATATATAGTTGAGGGAGATTCAGCAGGAGGTTCTGCAAAGCAAGGAAGAGATAGAGGATTCCAAGCAATTCTACCGTTAAGAGGAAAAATATTAAACGTAGAGAAAGCAGGACTACATAAAGCTTTAGAAAATGCAGAAATAAGAGCAATGGTTACAGCGTTTGGAACAAGTATTGGAGATAATTTTAATATTGAAAAAAGAAGATATGGAAAAATTATAATAATGACCGATGCCGATGTTGATGGAGCTCACATTAGAACCTTAATTTTAACATTCCTTTATAGATATATGGTAGATTTAATACATAATGGAAATGTTTATATAGCTCAACCTCCTCTTTATAAAATAACTCAAGGAAGAACTGTAACTTATGCATACAGTGATAGACAATTAAAAGAAATGTTAATCAATTTTGAGAGTGAAGATAAAAAATATAATCTTCAGAGATATAAAGGTCTAGGAGAAATGAATCCTGAGCAACTTTGGGAAACGACTATGGATCCAGATACAAGAACTTTATTAAAAGTTACAATAGATGATGCAAGAGAAGCAGATATATTATTTGATAAACTTATGGGAGATAAAGTTGAACCAAGAAGAGAGTTTATTGAAGAACATGCAGAGTTCGTAAAGAATCTGGATATATAA
- the gyrA gene encoding DNA gyrase subunit A, with amino-acid sequence MSNVNNRYIEEELKQSYLDYSMSVIVSRALPDVRDGLKPVHRRILFAMNEMGMTSDKPYKKSARIVGEVLGKYHPHGDSAVYNTMVRMAQNFAYRYELVDGHGNFGSIDGDSAAAMRYTEARMSKISNELLEDIDKDTIDFRKNFDDSLDEPIVLPAKLPNLLLNGATGIAVGMATNIPPHNLGEVIDGILALIENKDITPVELMGYIKGPDFPTGGIIDGEAGIYDAYTTGRGRVRVRGKIEIEEAKNGRQSLIIKEIPYQLNKSSLIEKIANLVKEKKIVGISDLRDESDRDGIRVVIELKKGEEPELVLNSLYKYTELQTTFGIIMLALVNNVPRVLNLKEILEEYLKHRFEVVTRRTKFNLNKAERRDHLLKGFIIALENIDRVIEIVRGSSDGNEARLSLIDKYGFSEEQAKAILDMKLQRLTGLERDKIDREHEELKALIIELNEILADDNKIYEIIQDELNEIKNKYNDPRRTKIEKERLEIRPEDLIKDDSVLVTVTNRGYVKRMELDKYKAQKRGGKGVSTQNTIEDDFVERMEVMSNLDTMMIFTDKGRVFHLKVYQIPESSKQARGRLIGNLIKLKEDEKVREIIKIREFSQDKELVFVTRDGMVKKTNLSEYKNINTAGLKAIKLRDGDDIIFVGILPVESKEQIFLATKLGHSIRFSKDDVRPTGRDTSGVKGISLRAKDKVISALLIDDAANETILTITESGYGKRTRVDEYPLQSRSGKGVINIRCSDKNGEVVAVKPVKDEEELMVITSSGIVIRTSVNQISIIGRATQGVKIMRVNESESEKVVSIASFKEEETEDATQE; translated from the coding sequence ATGTCTAACGTGAATAATAGATATATAGAGGAAGAATTAAAGCAATCCTATCTAGATTACTCTATGAGTGTAATAGTTAGTAGAGCATTACCAGATGTAAGAGATGGATTAAAACCAGTACATAGAAGAATTTTATTTGCTATGAATGAAATGGGAATGACAAGTGATAAGCCGTATAAAAAATCAGCTAGAATTGTTGGAGAAGTTTTAGGAAAATATCATCCACATGGAGATTCAGCGGTATATAATACTATGGTTAGAATGGCTCAAAATTTTGCTTATAGATATGAGCTTGTAGATGGTCATGGAAACTTTGGTTCAATAGATGGAGATTCAGCAGCAGCAATGAGATATACGGAAGCTAGAATGTCTAAAATAAGTAATGAACTTTTAGAAGATATTGATAAAGATACAATTGATTTTAGAAAAAACTTTGATGATTCATTAGATGAACCGATTGTATTACCTGCAAAACTTCCAAATCTTTTATTAAATGGAGCTACAGGAATTGCAGTAGGAATGGCAACGAATATACCTCCACATAACTTAGGTGAAGTTATAGATGGAATACTAGCTTTAATAGAAAACAAAGATATAACTCCAGTTGAATTAATGGGATACATAAAAGGTCCAGATTTTCCTACAGGTGGAATAATAGATGGAGAAGCTGGAATTTATGATGCTTATACTACAGGTAGAGGAAGAGTTAGAGTTAGAGGAAAAATTGAAATAGAGGAAGCTAAAAATGGAAGACAAAGTCTTATAATAAAAGAGATTCCTTACCAATTAAATAAATCTTCTTTAATAGAAAAAATAGCTAACTTAGTAAAAGAAAAGAAAATCGTAGGAATATCTGATTTAAGAGATGAATCTGATAGAGATGGAATTAGAGTTGTAATAGAACTAAAAAAAGGAGAAGAACCTGAATTAGTTTTAAACTCTTTATATAAATATACTGAACTTCAAACTACATTTGGAATTATAATGTTAGCATTAGTTAATAATGTTCCAAGAGTTTTAAATTTAAAAGAAATTTTAGAAGAATATTTAAAACATAGATTTGAAGTTGTAACAAGAAGAACTAAGTTTAATTTAAATAAAGCTGAAAGAAGAGATCATCTTTTAAAAGGATTTATAATTGCTCTTGAAAATATTGATAGAGTTATTGAAATTGTAAGAGGATCTTCAGATGGAAATGAGGCTAGATTATCTTTAATTGATAAATATGGATTCAGTGAAGAGCAAGCTAAAGCTATATTAGATATGAAATTACAAAGGCTTACAGGACTTGAAAGAGATAAAATAGATAGAGAACATGAAGAATTAAAAGCGTTAATTATTGAATTAAATGAAATTTTAGCAGATGATAATAAAATCTATGAAATTATTCAAGATGAATTAAACGAAATAAAAAATAAATATAATGATCCAAGAAGAACAAAAATAGAAAAAGAAAGATTAGAAATAAGACCAGAGGATCTAATAAAAGATGATAGCGTTCTTGTTACTGTTACAAATAGAGGATATGTAAAAAGAATGGAGCTTGATAAATATAAGGCTCAAAAAAGAGGTGGAAAAGGAGTTTCAACTCAAAATACTATAGAAGATGACTTTGTTGAGAGAATGGAAGTTATGTCAAATCTAGATACAATGATGATCTTTACAGATAAAGGTAGAGTTTTCCACTTAAAAGTTTATCAAATTCCAGAATCTTCAAAGCAGGCTAGAGGAAGACTTATAGGAAACTTAATCAAATTAAAGGAAGATGAGAAAGTTAGAGAAATAATAAAAATAAGAGAGTTTAGCCAAGATAAAGAGCTTGTATTTGTAACTAGAGATGGAATGGTTAAGAAAACAAATTTAAGTGAATATAAAAATATAAATACTGCAGGATTAAAAGCTATAAAGTTAAGAGATGGTGACGATATAATATTCGTAGGAATTTTACCAGTTGAGTCTAAGGAACAGATTTTCTTAGCAACAAAATTAGGACACTCAATAAGATTCTCTAAAGATGATGTAAGACCAACAGGAAGAGATACTAGTGGAGTAAAAGGAATCTCTCTTAGAGCTAAAGATAAAGTGATATCAGCACTTTTAATAGATGATGCAGCAAATGAAACAATCTTAACTATAACAGAAAGTGGATATGGAAAAAGAACAAGAGTAGATGAATATCCATTACAATCAAGAAGTGGAAAAGGTGTTATAAATATAAGATGTAGTGATAAAAATGGAGAAGTTGTAGCAGTAAAACCAGTTAAAGATGAAGAGGAATTAATGGTAATCACATCTTCTGGAATTGTTATAAGAACTTCAGTTAATCAAATCTCTATAATTGGAAGAGCAACTCAAGGTGTAAAAATTATGAGAGTAAATGAATCTGAATCTGAAAAAGTAGTTTCAATAGCAAGCTTCAAAGAAGAAGAAACAGAAGACGCAACTCAAGAATAA
- a CDS encoding metallophosphoesterase family protein has product MKILIITDSHGNMGKIYDIIEEEKPNGIIWTGDHSWDGEECSFAFPDIQFYIVRGNCDVFDRKFNDNEILDINGIKIFITHGHLYNVKKDLFALEAMAEKYKVDAVCFGHTHIPYYSEKNGIKYFNPGALKDNRYGVLIIRNKELTFKYKEIK; this is encoded by the coding sequence ATGAAAATATTAATAATTACAGATTCTCATGGAAACATGGGAAAAATATATGATATAATAGAAGAAGAAAAGCCAAATGGGATTATTTGGACAGGAGATCATAGTTGGGATGGAGAAGAATGTTCTTTTGCATTTCCAGATATACAATTTTATATTGTAAGAGGAAACTGTGATGTTTTTGATAGAAAGTTTAATGATAATGAAATATTAGATATAAATGGAATTAAAATATTTATAACACACGGGCATCTTTATAATGTGAAAAAAGATCTTTTTGCATTAGAAGCAATGGCTGAAAAATATAAAGTTGATGCAGTTTGTTTTGGACATACTCATATTCCCTATTATTCTGAAAAAAATGGAATAAAGTACTTTAATCCAGGAGCATTAAAAGATAATAGATACGGAGTATTGATAATAAGAAATAAAGAGTTAACTTTTAAATATAAAGAGATAAAATAA